A stretch of Lactuca sativa cultivar Salinas chromosome 6, Lsat_Salinas_v11, whole genome shotgun sequence DNA encodes these proteins:
- the LOC111908787 gene encoding ABC transporter B family member 1-like: protein MRIKYLEAALSQDIQFFDTEVRTSDVVYAINTDAVMVQDAISEKLGNFIHYMATFVSGFVVGFTAVWQLALVTLAVVPLIAIIGAIHTITLAKLSSKSQEALSEAGNIAEQVCFFTFI, encoded by the exons ATGAGGATCAAATATCTTGAAGCAGCACTGAGTCAAGATATTCAGTTCTTTGACACTGAAGTCAGAACTTCAGATGTTGTATATGCGATCAATACTGATGCTGTTATGGTTCAAGACGCCATTAGTGAAAAG cTAGGGAATTTTATACACTATATGGCGACATTTGTATCTGGATTTGTGGTGGGATTCACAGCAGTTTGGCAATTGGCGCTTGTGACACTTGCAGTGGTGCCTTTAATTGCGATAATTGGAGCTATTCATACAATTACATTAGCGAAACTGTCTTCTAAGAGTCAAGAAGCTCTTTCGGAAGCTGGAAATATTGCTGAGCAAGTGTGTTTTTTTACTTTTATATAG